One genomic region from Vannielia litorea encodes:
- a CDS encoding glyoxalase superfamily protein gives MELDAAVPALPVRSVVAAQAFYVEALGFTANWHHAEGRIGAVSHGRCALFLREVDGPFTPGVVWIFAEDVDAAHAAMVAAKPTALQNMPYGLRQFTVTDPDGNQLHIHHDL, from the coding sequence GTGGAGCTTGATGCCGCCGTTCCGGCGCTGCCGGTGCGCAGCGTGGTTGCGGCGCAGGCCTTCTATGTGGAGGCGCTCGGCTTCACCGCCAACTGGCACCACGCGGAGGGGCGGATCGGGGCGGTCAGCCACGGGCGCTGCGCGCTGTTCCTGCGCGAGGTGGATGGCCCCTTCACCCCCGGCGTGGTGTGGATCTTCGCCGAGGATGTGGATGCAGCCCATGCCGCCATGGTCGCCGCCAAGCCGACCGCGCTGCAGAACATGCCCTACGGCCTCCGCCAGTTCACCGTGACCGACCCGGATGGCAACCAGCTGCACATCCACCACGATCTCTGA